The following proteins are co-located in the Tripterygium wilfordii isolate XIE 37 chromosome 2, ASM1340144v1, whole genome shotgun sequence genome:
- the LOC120005039 gene encoding mini-ribonuclease 3 — MFCSSVRVVASWDTQQRLTYNPNAPRNPKKDPIPSRSVNPNSVTPSPTVTLTAGTNQSIFDLLKRPSQVVAVKLDEDQSYMGYERWLPSPPKVEKPRSVYNATSLAYIGDCIYELYARRHFLFPPLHIEEYNERVMAVVRCEAQDVFLQKLLDDDYLSREERDVLRWGKNIISSKTKTKRRAGGAVYNRASSLETLVGYLYLTNANRLDEVMLKLGFCTDSSSQMILEKQVVGKQDSQ; from the exons ATGTTTTGTTCATCGGTGAGAGTCGTAGCCTCATGGGACACACAACAGAGGCTCACCTACAACCCGAACGCTCCCCGGAATCCCAAGAAAGACCCTATCCCTAGCCGTAGCGTAAACCCTAATTCCGTCACTCCCTCGCCAACGGTCACATTAACCGCCGGTACAAACCAGTCCATCTTTGACCTCCTCAAGCGGCCCAGCCAAG TTGTGGCAGTGAAATTGGATGAAGATCAATCCTATATGGGATATGAGAGATGGTTGCCAAGTCCACCGAAAGTGGAGAAGCCTCGATCAGTCTACAATGCTACTTCACTAGCATATATTGGTGATTGCATTTACGAG CTATATGCTCGCAGACACTTCTTATTTCCACCATTACATATCGAAGAGTACAATGAACGTGTGATGGCAGTAGTCCGTTGTGAGGCTCAG GATGTTTTTCTCCAGAAACTTCTTGATGATGATTACTTGTCAAGAGAAGAAAG GGATGTCCTTCGATGGGGAAAGAACATTATTTCATCTAAAACAAAGACTAAAAGACGTGCTGGTGGTGCAGTTTATAACAGAGCATCTTCACTGGAAACATTA GTTGGttatctttacctgacaaatgCTAATCGACTGGACGAAGTCATGCTAAAGCTGGGATTCTGCACGGATTCTTCTTCGCAGATGATTTTGGAGAAGCAAGTA GTGGGCAAACAAGATAGTCAGTGA
- the LOC120009853 gene encoding uncharacterized protein LOC120009853 — translation MKKGTGEVLWSAQKKAEQSFRKMTSTPFVLALRLEDPPNKCPPPTFAIYDGKTDLVAHISAYTHKMVLWAGQDGLMFKMFLSSLGTTAMKWFHQLPEHSVSSWRELARIFVARFIANSRDPARLNMLFALHLRRGESLRAYVARYSDTYADIEDYDERTVVATFLLGLPRDYKLRQSLMIAPPKSMAALQDMIKQYVKLEEDKQGDR, via the coding sequence ATGAAGAAAGGTACTGGCGAGGTCTTATGGAGTGCTCAGAAGAAGGCCGAGCAAAGCTTCAGAAAGATGACTTCCACACCCTTTGTGCTGGCTCTGCGGCTGGAAGATCCACCAAACAAATGTCCACCCCCGACGTTTGCAATCTATGATGGAAAAACAGATCTTGTAGCACATATTTCAGCCTACACTCATAAGATGGTTCTTTGGGCAGGTCAAGACGGACTCATGTTCAAAATGTTTCTGTCAAGTCTCGGGACAACAGCCATGAAATGGTTCCACCAACTTCCAGAGCATTCAGTTTCATCTTGGAGGGAGTTGGCCCGGATCTTCGTAGCAAGATTCATAGCAAATAGTCGAGATCCAGCAAGATTAAATATGCTATTTGCTTTACATTTGAGGAGAGGAGAATCACTCCGGGCTTACGTTGCCAGATATTCAGATACCTATGCGGATATAGAAGATTATGATGAAAGGACCGTAGTGGCTACTTTTCTCCTCGGGCTCCCTCGTGATTATAAATTGCGACAGAGTTTGATGATAGCTCCACCCAAGAGTATGGCCGCGCTTCAGGACATGATTAAGCAATACGTCAAACTGGAAGAAGACAAACAGGGGGATCGGTAG
- the LOC120009859 gene encoding uncharacterized protein LOC120009859, with protein MSGDPSTRNQSKWCSYHRDKGHRTEDCREFKRHLEELVQQGYLKEFIDREKTAAEKKAKPQSKEGGEPSHYVVNFIDAMVPDAQLGDAIRRTEYRRVRRQQEVMRMDFNPHLGTKRPREATAITFTKEDATRVIFPYNDALVISLQIGATTVKRMMVDQGSFAEIMYYSLFQKLGKTYADLIPVLTHLVGLNATPVWPLGRIRMPVTIGPRTVEVDFLVIDLPSTYNAIMGRTWLHLMEAVPSSYHQMLKFPFGDKVVEIRGDQAASKECFMAKAKQAGRIMMIEEEAPVLEEVGKEPATKSMEEIEKIHVIPESPDRYFLVGTSLPIPEKESLIRMLRRNVGVFAWTPYEMPGLDPELVVHRLNVKPGFKPVIQKGRRSAVQHTEAVVKEVENVLEAKAIREVQYPELLSNTVVVRKNDGKWRVCVDFTDLNKACPKDLFPLPKIDQLVDMTSGMARMSFLDAYCGYHQIPMHPSDQETTSFITPKGIFYYQVMPFGLKNAGATFQRMVTKLFGPLIGKIMEVYIDDMVDKSKFQQDHLMHLQEVFDVLKRNNLKLNASKCAFGVSTGKFLGHLVTQRGIEADPAQIKAIQCLE; from the coding sequence ATGTCAGGGGATCCGTCCACTCGAAACCAGTCCAAATGGTGTTCCTATCATAGAGACAAAGGTCACAGGACAGAAGATTGCAGAGAGTTCAAACGACATTTGGAAGAATTGGTTCAGCAGGGTTATCTTAAGGAATTCATTGACAGAGAGAAAACCGCTGCCGAAAAGAAGGCAAAACCTCAGTCAAAGGAGGGAGGAGAACCTTCACACTACgtggttaattttattgatgcaatggTACCGGATGCACAACTTGGTGATGCGATAAGGCGAACGGAGTATAGAAGGGTCCGACGCCAACAAGAGGTAATGCGGATGGATTTTAATCCCCATTTGGGAACTAAGAGACCAAGGGAGGCAACTGCAATCACTTTCACCAAGGAAGATGCAACAAGAGTCATCTTTCCGTATAATGATGCTCTCGTGATCTCCCTGCAAATCGGAGCAACAACAGTGAAGCGAATGATGGTAGACCAAGGAAGTTTCGCAGAGATCATGTATTATTCACTCTTCCAGAAGTTAGGGAAAACATATGCAGATTTGATTCCTGTTCTGACACATTTAGTGGGCCTTAATGCAACCCCAGTTTGGCCACTCGGAAGGATAAGAATGCCAGTCACGATAGGTCCAAGAACAGTTGAGGTGGATTTTCTTGTTATAGATCTACCCTCAACGTATAATGCAATCATGGGCAGGACTTGGCTTCACTTAATGGAGGCTGTTCCCTCATCTtatcatcagatgctcaaattcCCCTTCGGGGACAAAGTGGTGGAAATAAGAGGAGACCAAGCTGCCTCAAAAGAGTGTTTTAtggcaaaagcaaaacaagcaggAAGAATAATGATGATCGAAGAAGAAGCTCCAGTCCTAGAGGAAGTTGGAAAGGAGCCAGCAACCAAGTCAATGGAAGAGATTGAGAAGATTCACGTTATACCAGAAAGTCCTGACAGATACTTTCTAGTTGGGACTAGCTTGCCCATACCAGAGAAGGAatctttaattaggatgttaaGGAGGAATGTGGGTGTGTTTGCATGGACTCCCTATGAGATGCCGGGGTTGGATCCAGAATTGGTAGTCCATAGGTTGAATGTCAAACCAGGTTTTAAACCTGTAATTCAGAAGGGAAGAAGGTCAGCCGTTCAACATACGGAGGCCGTGGTTAAGGAGGTAGAAAACGTGCTGGAAGCTAAGGCCATCAGGGAAGTACAATATCCCGAATTGCTCTCAAACACAGTGGTGGTCCGAAAGAATGATGGAAAATGGAGGGTCTGTGTTGATTTCACTGATTTGAAcaaagcatgtccaaaggattTGTTTCCGCTTCCTAAAATCGATCAATTGGTGGATATGACATCAGGAATGGCAAGGATGAGCTTCCTAGATGCATACTGCGGGTACCATCAAATCCCAATGCATCCGTCTGATCAGGAGACGACTTCGTTCATCACCCCAAAAGGAATATTCTATTACCAAGTAATGCCTTTCGGCTTAAAGAATGCAGGTGCGACATTTCAGAGGATGGTGACAAAACTCTTTGGACCTCTAATTGGCAAGATTATGGAAGTTTACATAGATGACATGGTGGACAAAAGCAAATTTCAGCAGGACCATTTGATGCACCTTCAAGAGGTGTTTGATGTCTTAAAGAGAAATAACCTAAAGCTTAATGCTAgcaaatgcgcttttggagttAGTACGGGCAAATTCCTGGGCCATCTCGTTACACAAAGGGGAATTGAGGCCGACCCAGCACAAATCAAGGCCATTCAATGCCTGGAGTGA